One Idiomarina loihiensis L2TR genomic window carries:
- a CDS encoding 2Fe-2S iron-sulfur cluster-binding protein encodes MPTVYFVDADGNQFEATVDAGTNVMEAAVENFIDGIIGECGGVMSCATCHCYIPPEWQSKIPAPSEQEEDMIDMVLEPQDNSRLSCQIEITDELDGLVVHMPKTQF; translated from the coding sequence ATGCCAACCGTTTACTTTGTTGATGCCGATGGTAACCAGTTTGAAGCTACTGTCGATGCAGGAACCAACGTTATGGAAGCCGCTGTCGAAAACTTTATTGACGGCATTATTGGCGAGTGCGGCGGCGTTATGTCGTGCGCAACTTGCCATTGTTACATACCGCCAGAATGGCAAAGCAAAATTCCTGCCCCATCGGAGCAGGAAGAAGACATGATAGATATGGTTTTAGAGCCGCAGGACAATAGCCGCTTAAGCTGTCAGATAGAAATAACAGACGAATTAGACGGTTTAGTTGTGCACATGCCGAAAACTCAGTTCTAA